The DNA region ATGATTCAATTCAGCAAGCACACACTAAGTGCTGGATTCAAAGGCCCAATATTTGGTGCTGGAGGAGAGATAGGGAAAAGGATGAAACAGGCCAGTTCCTGCCATAAGGAGCTGCCAGTTATGACAGAGAAATAAACATGTAGGCTATAAACCATATGCCTGGTTGAgaaacactgcaaaaaaaaacagatgacagGCTCCTGGAGAGTTAAGGAACATTATGAGTGGAAAGATCCAGCACATCTCAGACAGGTGCCCAGCCCATGGAGGCTTCACCcgtccacctcccttcccttaGTCATCCCAATTGAGGAACACACCAGGGGACTGTTAGTCCTGCCCAGCTTGAAGAGAGCTTGCCTCGAGAACCTCTGACTGCCACATCTCAACACAAGAGCCCCTAACTGCTGAACAATTTATAAATGCAGAAACAGAACAAGAGAGCTATACTCACTTGCCCAAGCCCTGGGGTCATTCATTCCCACCCAGATTGTCCGAATTGAGCAGAGCTTCTCCTTGATATCATCAAAGTTCTGCCCTCTACATAGATTATTGCTCTTATGATCTGGCATTAAGACAAGGGATAGGGTAGGGCAGTGTTTCTTAAGCTGGTTTGCATTCTGGCATCAAACATCTCCCTTGGAAGCACACAGCCAAAGCATCATGTGCTTAATCACAGAAATCTAGCATGTGTGGGAGACATGGCAGGGTCACATATCGACTTACTTCCTGCCATCAGAACTCAGGGGCCAACTTTCTCCTATCCCTGGGAAAGACAGCCAGGGGCAAAGTCTTCTGTGCCCATGTAGATGGGATGCCAGTGCCATTCTCACTGCCTCCTAGATCAAAGGGCTGACCATGTCAGGGCATGCCTGAGGTCCCTGTTGGCACAGGGCAGGTGTTACTCTGAAATCCCCAGTAGGGTTTATTGCGTCCCCAACACCCAGGGTGCATCCCAGCTGTATTAACTCAGAACTTAGAGGTGGACTCTTAGATCTGAACATGTAGCCAAGGTTGAGAATCAGTGTCACTGAGTTTTTGTCTACCTGGAACATTGTGATCAGCTCTTAAAGGTGTACACATTCACACTGGACATAAGCAGTCCAAACCAAATATGGGAGTCAATTTGGCCTAAAAGttcaaaagggaagaaaattagtTTGGCCTTTACTTTAATGGGTTATCTGGGAAATGAGTTACTTTGGGCAGTGGAAAGGGTATGTGAGTGAGGAGACAGGAGGGGAGGGGTCTTGTCCTTGCTCTGCCACTGGATGGTCCCTTGCTCTTCTTGAACGCTGCAGTCCTCAAGTGCAAAATGCCAGAGATTAGACCAGATATTTCTTGAGAATATCTTCAATGCTGGAACATTAGGATGCCAGGAAGTTAACTCCCCTTTCTGGTTCTcctgtcctgcacctcagtcaagtGACAGCAACTGGAGCTGGCCCATCTCGGTGTCCACCACTTCTGCTCATCTTCTCCAGAGCTCTTTTGCTGCTCAGCTTTGAAACTAGAATTTCAAACTAGAAAAGTCATAATAAGATTAATGCCCAGCTCTGGCTTTGTTTCTCCTCCCTAGTGACCCGAGCATCCCCAATTAAACACCCGCTGCTTAAGAGGCAGGCTCGGATGGACTATAGCTTTGATACCACAGCTGAAGACCCTTGGGTCAGAATTTCTGACTGCATCAAAAACTTATTTAGCCCCATTATGAGTGAGAACCATGGCCACATACCACTGCAGCCCAGTGTCAGTCTGGGTGAAGAAGACGGGGCACAGGGACACCCAGATGGGGCCTCACCAAAGCTGGACACTGCCAATGGTGCTCACAAAGTTTACAAGTCAGCGGACAGCAGCACTGTGAAGAAAGGGCCCCCTGTGGCCCCTAAGCCAGCCTGGTTTCGTCAGAGTTTAAAAGGTCTGAGGAATCGAGCTCCAGACCCAAGAAGGCTGCCTGATCCGGCTTCATCCCTGCAGCCAACACCTGCTTCCAGGGAGCCCCTGGGGCCACACCCAagggccacctcctcctccattAAGCAGAGAATTAGCTCCTTTGAAACCTTTGGCTCCTCTCAACTGCCTGACAGAGGAGCCCAGAGACTAAGCCTTCAGCCCTCCTCTGGGGAAGCCTCCAAACCTCCTGCAAAGCAAGAGGGAGGACGGCTTCCTGGCCTCTCGGGGCGAGGGGCTCCATTCTCTGTGGAGCACAGGTATCCAGAGCAGGAGCAGCTGCCCTCAGGTGTCCCTGCCGCCTCCAAGGTCAGTGATGCAGGTGTGTCGGAGTCTCCTCCCCCAGGGCAGCGGCCCCATCAGAAAACCTTCTCCCCTGACCCTGACCCGCTCTCGAGGCTGCTGTCCACACAAATTAAGGACTCTCAAGGCCCAGTCCTCAAGATGCCAAGCCAGCGGGCACGCAGCTTCCCCCTGACCAGGACCCAATCTTGTGAGACTAAGCCATTTGATGAAAGGACCAGTAAGCTCTACTCCATCAGCAGCCAGGTGTCCTCGGCTGTCATGAAGTCCTTGCTGTGCCTTCCATCTTCAATCTCCTGTGGCCAGACCAGCTGCGTCCCCAAGGAAGGGGCATCTCCAAAGTCATCGTCCAGTGAAGATGCAGCTACAAATAGTTCCGAGCCAGCCTCCTCAGACCTGGGGTTTTCTCTCAAGTGAGTGTCTACACCGGGGTTTTTCTCATTGTCAtcacctttctttcctttcttatttttctttcttttaaagttctatttactacttagttttatttttatgataccaaagattgaacccaggggtgctgtctCACTAAGCactatccctagtccttttattttttttattttgagacaaggtctcaattgttgaggctggtcttgaacttgcaggcctactgcctcaacctcctgagttgctggtattacatgcatgtgccagcCTCCTGGCCTATACCACTTCAAAAAAATTTCTCATATTTACTATCAGATGTATTAGTTTAAAATTGTTCCTCCTCTTCTGCTGCTGttcctcctctgcctctgcctcttcctcctccttctttgaaaatttaagttggtacattataattaaatataatagtgggattccttgttacatatttgtacatgaataTGATATAATTCAGCCTTTTTCATTCTCCAGTTCCTCTTTGTGTGCATGTGCTCACATGTGCACATGTGCGTGCCATACCTCTCCCTTCCATATTAAGGAGAAGGTTTCACAACACCTAGCCTCAGAAAGTGGAGCACAAGAATGGCTCCCTGGCAGATTATCCATGATTTTGGAAGGTAGGCACACATCTGAAAGGTCCCATTCTTAACTCAGATGAAGCTAAGAGATTATCCCTTGGGAGTTCCTGCTGCTCCCCAAAAGGAATTCACTTGTACTCTACTCCTGGGCTCAGACCCTTGGACAGGAAGTTAGGACGCCTGGGTTCTGGCCCCAGTTCAGGTACTGACTCCCTGACCATGAGCAGGTTCCTTCAACGCTTATCCTTAGTTTCCACTTCAGCTGAAATTGAGAGGCGAAGGAGAAGACCTGCTTCACAGAAATGTGAATTGGGCAGAAGTATTTTGGGGGCTTCTTCAGAGCTGGAGCTTGGTCCTCCCTCTTTAACCAGTGCAGTTCTGCATTTGTTTGTGTTATTTATTGTTCTTATGctacatcaaattttaaaatgcccCAAAGTATTTAGCATCATGCCTGAAATAGAGTAATTATGCAACAAATATTAGCTCTTCATAATATTGCTATTCATGCACTgtgctctttctttcttcagcCTTTCAGAGCTGAGAGAATATACAGAAGGTCTCACTGAGCCCAAGGAAGCCGATGACAGGGACCATTGTTCCTCTCAGTCTGGTCAGTCAGTCATCTCCCTGCTCAGttcagaagaattaaaaaaactcaTTGAGGAAGTGAGAGTTCTGGATGAAGCAACATTAAAGGTAGGTTTCTTTTGTAAGTATTTATAGTGGCAAGAGGTTATTGTGGGTTGTTTGGTTACCACAGTTTGGACAAAGGGGAAGCAGCTCATGAAGTTCCCTGGGTCTTGAAGCTAGAGAAGTCAGCTCCTAGTTGCAAAAGTGCATAAAATACAAAGAGCAGTCCCACCTAAGGTGCTATTGGgagggttagggtttgtattCTAACCTGGCAAGAACCTATAGGGCATCCCAGGGGGGGAAGATTTGGGCTGGCACTGGAGCAGTGAGGGACACTATCCTTTCATCATGTCTGGTCTTGGAGATTCCAAATCAAAGGATCACAGAGCCAGCTGCAAGTCAGGGACTCTGATGGTGCTTGGAGCAAGTGAATTCTTTGACATAAATTCACTCCCTAGCACAGGTTGCAAAACAGTGACTGCCGAGCTCTGGGACCTGAAGgtgtattttatttcatctgtatgatgatttttttgttattgaattCTAGATATTACAAAACCTAAATCAATATCTGGATTTCTAACTCTATTCTTTAAAGGGAATGATCTAGTAGCATTGGGTCGGTCTTCCTATGTAGTAGCCAACCCTTTAGAgcaggaaataaatatttgttggctgTGATTCCTTCATCTCACATCTACCCATTTTGCTCATTTAAGTGACCTGCTGGCCTCTGTAGGAGCCGGAGCTTAAGACTGCAATTCTAGACCAGAATAGGGGTTGCTGGCTTTGGTCTATACAGGGAGGTTGTCCTGGCTCTGTGGGAGCCCATGTCCAGTCTGGGAAATGCTGTGTGTGTACCTGCATTTGTGTACATGTCTGGATATGCATGTATTCTAGAGAGAGAGGTCACCTGGGCCCCCAGACTGTTGCTACTGTGTCCCACacaggagaagggagaaagagggagcaaCCAGCTTCTGCAAAACAGTACTGAATCTTGGGCTTTCTGACCCAAAGTCCTTGTCCTATGAGACATGGTAGAGCTTCATTATCTATCATGCTGGGATTTTAGCTAACTCCATAGCAGCTAGCCCAGTATGTATTAGTGCGGGTACAGATGGGgcaaggaaaagaggaaaagaattgTGCTTGCTGCTTTACATACATCTTTTTTCTACTTCTAAACTTCCTCTGAAAGTACAATCTTCTCTATAGATGATGAAACTGAAAGTGAGGTTTGAGGAAGTGACAGAACTTGGAGCCTGGCCCAGCTGAGCTTGATAAAATAAATCAGTCTGATGTTAAAGCATTTATTGAATTGTTCATGCTGCTGCCCTGAGGCATTGATGTGTTTTCATTTGCAGCAATTAGACAGCATCCACGTCACCATCTTACACAAGGAGGAAGGCGTTGGCCTTGGCTTCAGCTTGGCAGGAGGAGCAGATCTAGAAAACAAGGTGATTACGGTAAGTGGGCCAAAGATGGGGGGCGTTTCAGAGCCTGAGGGGATGTCTCTGGGGGAGGAGCAAACTTGCCAGGTTGGGGCCCTGTGCTGGGGAACAGAGGAATGCATGACACCAGGTCACTGGGCAGGCAGTTAGGACAGGATCTTAAAGGAGAGCCAACAGGACCCTCCTTTTCAAGAACCACAGACAGATTACTTGTGTGGGACTTCATATTTAACGCTCATCCTAATCCTCACTTTAATAAAGAAGGTCTCTGGGTACCCAAAACAACTTCAATGTACCCAAATGAAACTGAATCACTTGTGGAGCttcaaaaatgtgtgtgtgtttatgatttTCATACCAGAACATCTGAATCAGAATTTTGCAGGATTGAAGCTCTATTGCCTACATTTTTTTAAGGTTCCagaggacattttaaaaactgaaactaCATTTTATTCAATGTCATGTCTCTTCCTTTGGAAATATAGTCCTAGTAATCACTAAGATTTAGATAAGAGTCGttttgtaatgccagattcgtggaaTCCCAATAGACcaccaggagccgaatccgatgaaatcacacaagagtctttgttgcaagcttgagcctggactcacaaccgtttccgAAGCAGAGGTCCCGAGGAGGGAGCCGGgcccttagttcagtgaggacTTATAGTTTtgtgggggatactctatgcatcacaacatcacacagcaaatcatttcacaccatgggaaagtcaaacaacaattcttaacattgattagcacattcactggcaggaacaagttgggtaggagtGATTGGTGTAAGAGGGGGATATAGTGGTTTAATCCACAAGGGGTGTATGTgatgaactacatggtttcctaacatgttatcaaccacccagactactggggggtcatctggcatcccaggtattctCCCTGTcccatgctgattggtggttgctagggggttgctatgggtcctcacctagcctaactgagtcagggacacctggcgctgcagatctctcctgttatctGCAGACAAACAATTCAGCAGGGTGGATATGTGCCTAAGAGTGCTCTGTGgttttttccaaggacaagggtcacgcccccttccttggacaggctttgaggtagaagctgctgttatctattttttcaaaaatggagtcacatcagtttctcagtttATGAGCACAGGCGCCTTTTTAGAAGGCTGTACAGTCAGGATTGAAGACCTGGCCTGAGGTACAACACAGATCACCTCATAGGAAGGAACAAAAGGCAGAGCCCTGTAAAAATAGTGGCTTTCCTGCTTTTGCCCACTCAGAGGGTGAGGCTGTTCACTTAGGCAGCTGAGAAGCCAATCTGATGGTTAGTTGAGCACAACGGGCCACAGCTGGAGGAAAGAACAGTTACTGTTCATGCATGTAAATGGCAGTGCACATCCCAGGACTTCAGATCCCATGGTCCAGCCCCTGTTCACAGAGGAACTGCTAAAGCTTGGATGGTGCTGAGAGAGCAACACATCAGTGGACCCCATGATTCTGGTGTGGGCAATCTGATCAGCCCACTGCTCCAGACCAAGTGTGCTTGACCCAGATGATTTCTGATCCTCCTATCTTCATGGAACAGGCAATGACATAGCTGCTGTGTCTCTCTAAAGCTGAGCGTATATAGTTGTCATCTCACAGCTGTGTTGTCTCAGGGTATGTGGATGGTGGTGGGCTCATTTGAATGTCTTTGCCCAGCTGCAATAAATCTTCCAGTCCATAGCACCGGCCACCTTTAAACACACCATATCCCCTTGTAATGGTGATGTAGTACATTTATTTGTTACTTCAGTTGGTCCTGAGTGAGCAGTgacttctttgatttatttataagttCTTTACCACAAAAAagcacataaaactaaaaagtacCTATTTCTGTTATTAAGCACTTGGCTGAACACTATATACAGGTTCCTGATTCTGTAGTTAGTTCCCTTTCAATTTATAGAGAAGGCTCTCTTGTGTTTGAATAGAGCCTGCCCGTGGGAATAGCACTTTGGATCTTTTTCTCTGTCCTTTAGTAGCAATTTCTCTTCACTCCATTTGACCAGCCACTCCTGAGCACTCAAATTCAGCACGCTGAGTGAGCATGTGAGCAaaatttcctctttctccttctgcaTTTAACAGTTCTCTTCATTTATAGATTTGTAAAAAGAGAACCAAGTATGAGACCATGCGTGACCAAGCACCATGCCCAGTGACCTCAGTGTGCTCACCATCTCAGTGACCTCTTGTCTAAATTAATCTTCCCACATCTTGGGTTGAATAGTTGTTTTATAGAGGAGGAACCTCACAGCAGAAGTTCTGCTTCATGCTGGGGGCTCACAGCCTACGAATTCTGGCATTATCTGACCACATAATAGAATTTtctaacaccaaaaccacttcagAGACTAAAGTGCTTGTTCACatcataaaaaagtaaaacaatctGAAGCCCCTTTAAGTGAGTGCCCATCAAtccttttaattataatttacatCATTAAAGAGGGCAAGGCAAAGACATTTTGTTTTAATCCTGCATATTTTTGCTAAAAGTGATCAAGAAGTGACTAATGTCTAGACTGCTTACGATGGTGTATATCAAATATATCCTGCAGAAGATGGGACCAGAGAGAGCATTTCTCTATGGAGAAAGGGTTTTTTGTTGGAACACTTTGGGCAATCACCATATCATAGTGCCTGTTCTTAGAGATCTATGCAAATTTGCATTGTAGTGTTTCTAATGCCTTTAGAGAAATAGAcattttcagagtttttttttaaattttttgcttaaTTCAGTATTTTTCAAGTTTCTTTGATCTTAGAAACCCTTTCTTACTCATCACCTATTAACATGCCATATAATCAGAATTCAAGGGAAGTAGTTTGGGAAATGCTGATCTAGGACAGGTAAGGCAGAAGATTTCCCCGGGAATGTCCATGAAGATTGTAGTGATGTGGTCCTCGGCATGGTTCTGAGAAGAATTCTGAAGGCTCACCAGGACGTTATTGCAGGTGATCTCTGCTATGGGTAGAGGACAAAGGGAAGCTAGCCCCTGTGCCAGTAGCTCTGATCTAGGACACAATTAGTGTTGGTTTTCTTTGGCATCAAAAATCCCTATAGAGTTGACTGCCTGACAAGTTCAGATCCTCTATCAATATGGATCTGACTTCCTGATTTCCTTTCATTTACTCAGGTTCACAGAGTGTTTCCAAACGGGTTGGCCTCCCAGGAAGGGACCATTCAGAAGGGCAATGAGGTTCTTTCCATCAATGGAAAGTCCCTCAAAGGGGCCACCCACAATGATGCTCTGGCCATCCTCCGCCAAGCTCGGGACCCAAGGCAAGCTGTGATTGTCACAAGGAGGTCAACTCTGGAGGCCACCCTGGATTTGAACTCCTCCACTGACTCTGCAGCCTCAGCTTCTGCAGCCAGTGACATTTCTGTAGAATCCAGTAAGTTCTCCCCACTCAGTGGAAGCTTTATGGACCATATTGCCTCTGGCCACTTGGGGCCAGTCTAGGTGGGGATGCTTAGCAATTTGTGGCCCCAACCACATGTGACCTGCCTAGTATCTTGTGGAGATGTGTCTCTTGTGTTCACGAGTGTGTGAACACAACACCAGCGGGTCATCCACAGCTTGGGAGTAGAGCAGCCTCTAACAAGTCCCTGCATCTTCCTCAGCAGCAGAGGCAACAGTCTGCACGGTGACACTGGAGAAGACCTCTGCAGGGTTGGGCTTCAGCCTGGAAGGAGGGAAGGGCTCCCTGCATGGAGACAAACCTCTCACCATCAACAGGATTTTCAAAGGTGTGGTATAGGCTTTTTGAATGCTCTCCAGTTTCATGGGCACTTTCTGGTGACATTGGTTTCCCATAACCCCATTTCCTCTTGAGAGGCATGCAGATCCATTTAGGGCTCAGTTCTGCCTTTCAACCTTTACCCCTTTGCTCAGATAGCCCCTTAACCCCTCTGTTTTACTAGGTccttgttttagtcaactttctcacagctgtgactaaaagatcagaccagaacaattttaaaggaggaaaagtttatttgagggctcaccgTTTTatgtctcagtccataaacagctgactccattcctcagggctcaaggtgagacagaacaatatggcagaagagtatggcggaagggaagtggctcacatgatgatcaggaagcgagggagaaagagactccactctccagatacaaaatatataccccataatCACACCAttaatgaaccacttcctccagccacaccccatctgcctcaAGTTGCCACTCAGTAATCCCATTGCAGATTgatcactgattaggttaaggttataaCCCAATAACTTCTTCTCCAAATCTTTTTGCTTTGTCTCACCTGTGTGTTTTTGGGGGATAccaaatctaaaccataaaagtCCTCTTGCAACTGAGCCCTGGGCTTGGTTCAACTTAGCAGAGCCAAGACTAGACTGAGGCAGATGAAACCCTGGCCTGAGGTTCAAAATTTAATGGGGCACCAAAATACACAGTAATCAAGATCAATACAATTTcagtccttcctttcttccttccttcctccctgcctccctccctcccttctttcctttctttcttcctggggtattggggattgaacccagacaccctgtgtcactgagctatactctcagccctttttatttttgagacagggtctccctaagttgctgaggttggccttaaagTTATGATCCTTTTTGCCTCCGCCTTCTATATCACCAAACCCAGCTCAATGCAaaatttcaattaattaattaattttgcaaTCTttgggaattaaacctagggccctgagcatgctagacaagtgctctgtcattgagctatatccccagccttcagtgcaatatataaatatttttaaaatcaaaataatttttaaaaattcatgttgatCAAAATACAATcaaagtctggctttgaacctgctcCACTTGACCTTACTGGCCTTACCCTAGTCCTAACTCATCAGTTCCCACTTTTACTtacaattttgatattttcttcaccATAGATTGGGGAGGACTAAATATCCCATACATTCCTGTAGCCTTGGCCTCTGTCTCCAGCCCCAGCATTGGCTTTCCACAAAGGGATGCCCCTGCAGGGACGGTGCTCTCTGCTGGCTTACAGTCAGGGTGGGGAAGCCAAAGGGTGGGGGTGCAAGAGTATTTGACGTGGGTGTCACTGGGTTTGGGTTTTCCTGTGAAAATCATGAATGACCTAAAGCTGCTATATAAATCTTCCCTGAATTCTTTGCTACTCTTCAACTGGAAGCCTA from Ictidomys tridecemlineatus isolate mIctTri1 chromosome 5, mIctTri1.hap1, whole genome shotgun sequence includes:
- the Il16 gene encoding pro-interleukin-16 isoform X3 — translated: MDYSFDTTAEDPWVRISDCIKNLFSPIMSENHGHIPLQPSVSLGEEDGAQGHPDGASPKLDTANGAHKVYKSADSSTVKKGPPVAPKPAWFRQSLKGLRNRAPDPRRLPDPASSLQPTPASREPLGPHPRATSSSIKQRISSFETFGSSQLPDRGAQRLSLQPSSGEASKPPAKQEGGRLPGLSGRGAPFSVEHRYPEQEQLPSGVPAASKVSDAGVSESPPPGQRPHQKTFSPDPDPLSRLLSTQIKDSQGPVLKMPSQRARSFPLTRTQSCETKPFDERTSKLYSISSQVSSAVMKSLLCLPSSISCGQTSCVPKEGASPKSSSSEDAATNSSEPASSDLGFSLNLSELREYTEGLTEPKEADDRDHCSSQSGQSVISLLSSEELKKLIEEVRVLDEATLKQLDSIHVTILHKEEGVGLGFSLAGGADLENKVITVHRVFPNGLASQEGTIQKGNEVLSINGKSLKGATHNDALAILRQARDPRQAVIVTRRSTLEATLDLNSSTDSAASASAASDISVESTEATVCTVTLEKTSAGLGFSLEGGKGSLHGDKPLTINRIFKAAEQSEMVQPGDEILHLAGTAMQGLTRFEAWNVIKALPDGPVTIVIKRKSLQSKGTTATGDP